Proteins from a single region of Salvelinus sp. IW2-2015 linkage group LG4p, ASM291031v2, whole genome shotgun sequence:
- the cbln20 gene encoding cerebellin 20, whose amino-acid sequence MRAIVLLCLLGAALANEYSWNSPGETTKDSKTENLCLADQASCGCCLMQKQMWRMEQFFNMSLNELQKGLEKAKAMVNNVRASRSAFSVALTNTRRCEGPFREAKTIVYQHIFVNLGEGYNNRTGIFTVPRSGVYSLALTVYSDSGAPGANLAACASLMVNGRQVAGCSEQNQQDQEDSTTTVMAVQLQAGDKLSVTLPIGCFLCDEQSHYNTFSGFLLYATD is encoded by the exons ATGAGAG CTATCGTACTGCTGTGCTTGCTGGGGGCCGCTCTGGCCAATGAATACAGCTGGAATAGCCCTGGAGAGACAACAAAGGACTCCAAAACAGAGAACT TGTGTCTGGCGGACCAGGCCTCCTGCGGCTGCTGCCTGATGCAGAAGCAGATGTGGAGGATGGAGCAGTTTTTCAACATGAGTCTGAACGAGCTGCAGAAGGGCCTGGAGAAGGCAAAGGCCATGGTCAACAACGTCCGCG CTAGCCGAAGTGCCTTCTCCGTGGCCCTGACCAACACACGCCGTTGCGAGGGCCCCTTCCGTGAAGCTAAGACCATTGTCTACCAGCACATCTTCGTCAACCTGGGCGAGGGCTACAACAACCGCACCGGCATCTTCACTGTGCCCCGCTCCGGTGTCTACAGCCTGGCCCTGACCGTGTACAGCGACTCGGGCGCCCCCGGCGCCAACCTGGCCGCTTGCGCCAGCCTGATGGTGAACGGGCGCCAGGTGGCGGGCTGCAGCGAGCAGAACCAGCAGGACCAGGAGGACAGCACCACCACGGTGATGGCCGTCCAGCTGCAGGCCGGGGACAAGTTGTCCGTCACCCTGCCCATCGGATGCTTCCTGTGCGACGAACAGAGCCACTACAACACCTTTTCCGGCTTCCTGCTCTACGCCACCGACTAA